AATCATCCCTCAAAAACAATGTGTAATTTCTCCCACATGAGAAGTCAAGTGAACAGAAATCTGGACAGTGCAACCAGCACAATTGTAAAGTGATTAAAAGACAATCGAAAATGACTAATCATATAAAGAAGAGATGGCTTATATGTTGTCTATGgagatatgaaaaaaattataccatGTCGAAGGCACACAGGATGCAAGTCACAGCTGCAGTTAAGGAATGCCACATAGCAATCTCGTTTACATAAGGTGCATAAGATTGTCCCATTCATATTTGGCAAAATGCCAGTGCATGCTCTCGATTTCATTACAGAGCAGCGAGCAAAATGGTGGAATCGCATCAGTTTCACAAAAGACACCTTAATCCAATTATGGGAAACCAAGTCTGCAGACGAATAATCTGAATCTTCAAGTTCCAGACTTGTATAAAGAAGCATTGCTTCTTTGCACAAAAGTTCTTCATGAGGAAGTAGAGGAACTTTGTTGAGTAGTGCATAGCGCTGGCTCGCTACGGCCCCCAAAGGAAACCAATCACCAATTGCAAAGTTCACAGCCTCACCACAGTTGAAACCTACAAATATACAGAAGGAAAAATACATGAATCATTCTACTGTAAATCGAGTTTGGATGTTATGTttagaaaacatttaaaaatcttaCTATTATCAACTCAGCTGAAAGATAAAATATCTTACCATGGCTGAATCCCGCATGATAAGCTCTAGGGAAAGAGATTATAAACTCCCCGGGCTTTTGCACAGCCTTGTAAACTGGGATGTCATGTTCTAACAATATATTCGGAGGAAACAGAGTTGTTTTCCCCAAAAGTACATCAAATGCTCCATCCTCCCCATCAGTGGATAGAATATCATGGCTATACACATGTTCTCTGAcaactttttcaaattttaaagcaGCATGACCCGGAATTCCATACCAAGTTTTTGACGCTCCACAATGATGGTAGTTGATGCTGCCACAAcagtaaataaattgaaaggtgaatcaattttaacaaaacaatttaCCAACACTAGAAATAAAGCAGAGAAAAGGATACAAGAGAATACATTGAAACTCAACAAGCATTGTGTATGAATAATACCTATACAAATAATGATCTTCTACATGCCAAGCAAAAACACTAAACAGCATTCCAATGTAAAGCATAGGATCGGTTACCCCCTGAAATAAGTGCAAACTATGTCAACAAGGGACATCAAGTACACTAACAAAtatggaaaagaaaatattgagtaGTTACCGGAATAACTGTTCCCAGAAGGCGCAAAATGGACTTCGGCAGCCTGGAAAGATTCTGAAATCACAAACAAAGATGAAATACAATAATTGGTAGTGGCTGTCCGTGCAACTCAAGAAACATAAAGAAATGACATTATTTAGAGTCAGTTATGGTAACTAGTGAACTATTTTTTCCCAACAAGCAACTTTAGGTCCACAGCAgtagaataataatttaaaatagggAGGAAGGGGGTTTAAGCGGGAAGCTAGAGGATAAGATCTTTCTagctattttaaaatattttccttttttttcacaaataaagGGGACATACTTTAAAAAGGAGAACACTGTTTATAAAATAGTTTCCTCTTTATTCACAAAGGAACAAAATATATCAAGTCTACTATAAACTACTGTGTCCCTAGTGGGCACAATTTCTCCAGTCTACAATAAAATAGTCTTATCCTGTGTGGCAACAAACATGTATCAGGCTATCAGCAGAGATCAAGTGTATGGTTCCCACTTTTTCAACCCAGGAAGCTCCAAAGGAACTAAAATGCCAGAATTCTGACACCCTTCCAAAGATAAGGACTCCATTCTCTGCCACAATGACATCTGCTGAGAGTAATAGTGAGGGTTTCTCATGCTGCACACTCATGTAAAACAAATTCTCATATTGTGATTTGTGACCTCCAGTTGGATTGATTTTATCCATTACAtcatggtattttatattttactacCAAAACCCCACCCTGAATGCTTTGCACATTCTCCcgaatctttttgtttttgttttgcacTCCTGACCAACTCCACTACTTCCAAATTTCCCTTGGGCTAAATTAAGCAGATGAACCTCTATCAGAATAAAGTACATGAGATgataaaagcaaaagcaaaatcaaCACCTTCAAATTCCACTTGCTATTTCCAAGCGGGTCACTGGGAGATGATGAAAAGGCACTACCATCAACATTGCATGCATATTCAACTGTTTCTGTCTTTCCACAAGCAATTTCATGCCAAAATTCTTTTTCCAAGTATGTTGCAGGAAGACAACTGGCACTACAATATCTACGGGCAAAAACCTTGTTCGCCATTTTCTCGAAATCACGAAATGTATAATTTCTGAAAAGTGCCACTCATATTTAAAACCAGAGAGAACATTCAAGTCAAAAACTATATCTCTTTGAAGTAATAAAACTAACCTTCCACTCATAAAAAAGGTGACTCGATCGTCAGTATTCCACTCAGCAAGACGAAGAGGTTGTACTCTAGTTGTAAACTTGAATCCTGCTTTCTCTCTCATTAATACAATGCCTGCAGGAACTGTTGAACTCACAGGAGAAATAATCTTGCATATGCCTGtacattagaaagaaaaatggaagaagatataaatcatattaatttgattCAGAAAAACATGGCTGCAGAAACCTGTCATTGGTGGTGACAACAAAGCAGCAGTACTCCCtaagttttataatttccaCGAGTGTAATTTCACAGAGGATTATATTATGATGAGAATAAAGAGTGCTTCCACTTGACATTCAGATGAcgttgacaaaaaaaagaagaatgtgTCCATTACACTATTTTATGAAGCAGGGAATGCATAAATCAGATGTGCCCAGCTTCTCATTCTGGTAGTTCAACATTGAGAATTCAGGTGTTCTTCAATTCTTAGAAAATAGAACTACTCCGATCCATACAGTTATTTATGCAAAGCCAAGAAGATTGTTCCACCaacaaaagaaaccaaaaatattaatagacAGCATGGActgctttcttttattatagaCATATCCAGGCTTTGCACAGAAAAGATACGCCAACCAAAAACCAATTTTAAGAATTCAggtgttcttcattttttataaaatagaattatTCCGCTCCACACAGTTATTTAAGCAAAGACAAGAAAATTGtttcaccaaaaaaagaaaccaaaaaaactaatagaCAGCATGGCCGGCTTGCTTTTATATTATAGACATATCCAGGCTTTGTACAGAGAAGATATGCCAACCAAAAACCAATTTTAAGATTTTCACATAAATCTCTATTTAAGCAGGTCTTCTTCCATGCAATTTACAGTAGTAGATAGACCAGCAAGACCACATCAGCATCATTGTAAACAAGGTTTTAAGAAATTGTCTTAAATGACCCTGTTTCATGACCACATTACTTTTTCACATAACAATGTTTAGGAAGAAATTTTATAGGACAGCTTTCACCAATTTGGATCAGAAAACAGCAGGATTTTATGGTCTCCAGAAGTTCAATTTTTCATGTTCTTATaatcaaaattagaagaaaagctGAACTCAAGAAGAGCCATTTACCATATCTTGAAGCTTCTGGAGCTATTTTCTGCAAATACACCAAGGGGTCCTCAAATTCCTCCTTTGTCGGACAATAGACAGGGCATTCAGGAATTTTCTCAGTCCATTCTAAATTACTCGTGTCAAACTTATCCATCTTTGGCTTTGAAAACACGTCCTTCACACCTGAAGCACCAGCAGACCGAGATAATGATTCTGCATTACCATGTACCCTAACACCACATGATGCTGAAGCAATTAAATTATCTCCTCTGCTTCTACTCATCATATTGGGAACACTTACAGTTTCTGTGACACTTTCTGATTTCATTCGCCGAAGCCTTCTATGTTTCAAGTATTCTAGCCCATTTCTAGCTTCTCTGGACAACCATACCCTTCCTTCCACCTGTCAAACAAAAAGAAGTAATCTGTGaccaacacaaataaaaaaataggtgcTAAATGTATTTTGATAGAAGATGCGAGAACACATAAACCTCTAATGCATGAATGCAACCAGCATGAAGCACAACTTCATCATGCATTTTCCCAAACATGAAACTAAACATCTGCATTGTTTATCTCAACTGAAATTTGCGTtctgctataaaaaaaaaggtttgttcAATATAATTCATAACGGGCTACAGCCAATCATCCCTTCATGCAAGATTCAAGAAATCATGTCAAAGTTTAGAAACAAACCACCAATgtatggagagaaaaaaacaccCGAACAAATAATCCACCTAAACTGAAAATTGCGAAAATGTCACCAATAGGAAATCACCCTGCATTCATGTCAATTGTATAGCTCAAAGATATTCAATATTCCTAGTTATTTCCACCCCAAAGAATGTGTTACAGAGTCAACCATTATGGCCGTATCAATTAATCATTTATCGCCCCAatcaaagaccaaaaaaaaaaaaagtgtattcACAGGACCCATGTTGAATTGagagtcaaaaaaaaaaattcagaggAATATTTCAAGCTAATAAAAGTACAATTTGACCCAACTAGATCTAGGACCATATCAACTCTTTACAGtcatttttttcaactcaaacTCTATATCTTTATCAGCAGAAAATCAAAGCTTGGTCAAAGTTGAACGTTCAACAAATACACGCGTACACACTTCATTCACAAATTTTACAGCAccttaaaaattagattaattataaaaaaaaaaaaaaagtggaagcATCACATCGTCATCTTCGCATGCAACTTGTTAGCCGcctaaaatgaaattgaaattcaaaaaataaggaagaaattttataaattataaattataaaactcatttagaaaaaaagaagaaaaaaacattataacacCCTCGCGCACAAAAAAAACAGCTCTcctgaaaattatcaaataatcttTGATGCGTAACAGTAAATGCAACAAAAACGAAGCCTCGAAGAATCAAATAACCAGGAAGCACAAtttaacaaatcaattaaaactgaGAATCTTAAAAATTCCAGAAAAAATATTCCGGAAATAACAAACATCAGTGCATGGTAGAACAACGTGTAAGATCTGTCCAATAGAAACTGGAATAAGACAATTCCACAACTACTGAACAAAATGTTATGAGCATCAACAAATAAGCAGAAAAGGGTGAAGAAATACTTAGGTTAGTAATGTTAAAGCAAAGAGAAATCATATACCATTTCATTCCGTAGTCGGTCTCTATTCGCCTCCGTTTTAATCAAATTGTAGCCAACAGAAACGaaactaaaatcaacaaaatacaCCAATCTCAAACCCTAGATCACGATCTTCTCCAACGAAGCCATTAACCCCAATCAAGCGCGCCACATTCTCTCAAAACGCGCCAAACATGAACAAACAGAGCCAACCTCAAGAGATCCAGAAAAAAAGTTGTCAATAACCGAGTCAGAGACACGAAACTAAACAAATCAGTAAATCCGAATTCGTGGTTTTCCGGCAAGATACGGGGCTATAGGCCGGAGAGATAAGCGGTTTCCGTCGACAAACGGTTGTTTTCCGGTGGAAGGTGAGGAGAGAGAAGTAGAGAGAGCGagtgaaagaaaaggaacagtTGATAGAGTGAGAAAAGAAAGGAATGGCTTCGAAAACCGAGAAAAGGACTTAAAGAGgataatttatagtttatagtggaaaaataaattttactggGGATGCTTctaatgcaattttttttaattaagaaaaaaaataaaaatgggaaggagtaaagaaagagagagaaatgttGAGGAAAGTAGTGGCGGTTGTTAGGTTGTTCAACCAAACCCCTTGCCGGCCAAAACGCGGGCGTTTTTTCACTTCACTTCAATTGGTTATCTCCCGTTTCgctctttacaaagcttaccgTTTCAGATTATTTTACCATTTTAGCCCTCATAAACTCCTAACCACAACCAAACCCCTTGCCCGGCCAAAACGCGGGCGTTTTTTTAACTTCACTTTActtcaatataatttattttatattgtgaaGGGATTTATAATGAATGaaagatatttaaatttattaaagaaaagtaCAAGTTAAGATATGATTAAGTATCGAGTAAACTATATGATAAAATCAATTCTTGAATAGATTTGAAGTTGAATTAATGTTGTCTCATTGATTGTTTTTACACTTTCattcatattattaataaacAAATGTTATTCATTAAACTATCTCggataaaaataactatattcaattcaaaatttattcaaaacGAATTGCatcaaataatttgttaaaagaCGGATTACActttaataaatatttcaagatttcaAAGGGAGGAAGACCTTTTACCCTTTTTCTATCCAATGAACTTGAAAATGGATAGCGCCCGGTATTGTGATGTTCTGTGAGGCTATTTGAGACAATTCGCCTGACGTTGTTATCAGAGAGTTTATGGTTGCTGTTCTGGTCAGAGAAAAGAAAGGGGTCAGAGAGACATAATTATCATGTGTAGAAAGGTACAGTGACTCTATGTTTCCAATGACAAGATCGGACCGTTCATCCAAACGAATAACGAAGGATGAACGGTGACATAAAAGAACAATACAGTATATGAAATAAAAGCCGCTTGTACTTTTTCCTTCCAGCGGTCGACTTTGCACATATTTGGAAAcgtgataatatttattttttataatatttttttatattaaataatattttttattttaaaaaattatttctatattaatacatcaaaatattttgaaaacattaaaaaattattttaaaatttaaaaaaaattcgatttttttaaaataaacataacaccAAACACACCCCCTACCAGCCGGCTATTCCACCTTTCAATTGACACTTATGTCCTTGTCTTCGTTCTTCTTTTGACAAGAACACCACGGACACCGTCATCTTTACACCGGATTCCGTCAATTTAGTGAAACTAACCCGAAGCCCAACTAGTCGTACCTGAAAAACCTCGACGCGTGACGAGATCCTTGTAGATATTGTACATGTGTCGGAAAACAGGAGTGTATTTTTAAGCTACTAAGTGTCATCAGGTGGCCTGGACAGAATTAGCTTAGCAGGTTTCACGGACTCGTATATGATCGTTCCCTGCTTTTAAGCTTTCCCTGTCACGATAAGTAGAAGATTATGTTTAGAATactttgtaaattaaaaaaatattaaaatgatttttgtttattttttaaattattatattaaaaaaattataaagcattaaaaaaattttaatttaatatttttttaaaacacttctaaataattttaactaaaaaaaaaaggggctcTGTTatcacaaaaattaaattaaagttaaatttaaatgGGGAAAAAATGAGAAAGCCTACAGTGCCGGTAGCCGATAACAATAGTAGTGGAAAAGGAAGTTGTTTTGCTGGTAGTTTCTCTCTCCAGCGGGAATTGGTgggctggttttttttttttttttttttgttatgcggAGGTTTGGTCTAATGAttagttttcatttttcaacCGTCAGCGAAAACGAAGAGGTTGATGTATTCTTGGCGGCTCGACTTTAACATTTGATACACTAGTCTCCGGCTCCATGGCTCCTCTACTATGCTTTCTTGAAGTTCACGCTTTTCTGCCGATTTATTTGAGTGATTTTTGGCAAACCACAAACTATTAATGAGGTGTTTAAATTTACcgtagtagttattttttaaatacttttattttaaaataattttttttattttttaaaaataatttataatattaatatattaaaataatttaaaaacatcaaaaaatattaatttaaaataaaaaaataaacagagtttATATcccatattttaataaatttttttgtcgaTGCTATtacaacttaatttattttttctttaatatataagttttttaaaatgattaacgccactttattcttaataataatctatttaaattttaataagatttcttaatttattaaattaattcataattataataattttcaattaaagtaATTAAGTGTGGTCAATTTAAAATTCGATAATactatcataattattaattaacatgaTAAGTTAAGAAATCctgttaaaatataaatagattactgttgagaaaaaattgacaatagcttatatatttaaaaaataataattatagttgtgttgtgttgtaaataacaatataaatctATTGATTGAGGATACTTGgataagaattcaaaaaaaaaatattgattgagttttttttttttacatcgcGACATATTAATATGTAATGttgttttcaaaaactttttaaagatattttagttTTCCAAAACTTTTTTGAGAggttatatttttagaaaaaacacacgcattttattttgtttaaagcATGTGATTGAATGAGCCTTCAAGTAGAATGACACAGTATTTCAactaaaaatgttttatttaaatggaaaataagattgatgaaacaaaacaagtacACTAACCTAAAGGTAACAAATATGTGTATGTGTGTAGTAATCTAAAAggtgtcttttatttttaaatagcattattttttataaaaataaataaataaatttgataaaatttagtGAAATAGTATAGTTTGTTACATGTAACGattaaaaatgatgaatttgtAAGAAAACATGCTTGGAAGtaacaatttttataaaaaaaaaatattgtaaaactaGGTTGGCATAAATTTCAATGAAGAGAgagaataaataagaaataaaaaaaatactctggAGGCACATCGAAGCTCCAATTACATTATCattagtattataaaaaaaaatctcaacaaaaCGAATTTaacaatatagaaaaatatcatcaattatGACCGAAGTGAGCCACACTCTAAATCCAAAGGCAAGTAAggaattacaataaaaaaaagaggagagacgagagagaaaaaaagaccttaaaaacatattgaaactCATGTTACGATACTATTTGTaccattaaaaatatcttaacaaGATGAATTCAATAATAAGGAATGTCACTAACGGTGAAGGTAGTAGACCAGAACTCTCCATCTAAAGGAAATTGAGAAGTTACAATgtagagagaggagagaaaggaaaaaaaaaatagaaaaagaactTGTGAGGCACACTGGAGATCTTATTACAACACCGTTAGTACATTCAGAAAGATTTTGATAATGATTGAAGTGAACCACACTTTTTGTCTAAAGACAAGTgaacaattataataaaaaattaggggaaaagggaaaaaaataaaaaaagaaagaaaagaaaagaaaagaaagacccCAAAATCACACCAAAGCTCcttatatgatatatttatacCATTAGAAAGACTTCGATTAGACAAATGCAAAGACACCAAGAAATGTCACCAACAATAACAACGGTGAACCACAACATTGAGTGGTTCCTTTTCCCCTGGGTGGAGAGTGACCCACTCTAGAAaccatttgtgattttttttttgtcactggATTCATCTCACCGAGatcattataataatattaacaaatgtCATAATCAGAGTTTTAGTGTGTTTTTAaggtctttttctttatttatttttatcttctcttcatatttcttgaaatttatgaCAACTCATTTTATCAATTACTTTAAAAGTCGCTCTTTCCAACAACAACTTCTTAAAAAGTCATTATCCCCAACCATGATACTGTGTGTTAATTGgacagtattttttttcaaatggtaTTAATAAACGAGAATACCAATGTGTGTGCGCATGAAAAAACTAGTGCCCTCCCTCGTAGGAGTTCTTTGGGATTCcaacatagtaaaaaaaaataataagataacacaatgtaaaaaatatttttaaaaaatagcacagTTTAGAAAGTTGTAGATGATATCTATGATTTGCAAGTCGCAAGTGTGACATGCACTTATctcaaattgtaaaattatttgacacaagattcaataaaaagagaggaaatagagaagaaaagggaaagaaaaaaaaaatcccagagACACAAAACTTCAATGATGACACCACCAATACCTTTGGAAAGACCTTGAGAAGACGAATCGAATAATATTAAGAAAGACCATCATCGGTGATTGGGGTGAGCCACATGAAACGCTCAAAGATAAACGAGCCCTAAAACTTTAAGACAGCTCGTGTGGCCTGTTCTGTTCACCGTTTGATACATTATTTGGTGTTGTTAGATTCATCttgtttaaatctttttaatgatattgatgatGTCATTATCGAAGCTTTGTTTACCTCtaatgtcattttcttttttttctttctttgtttttgtctcttTCCTCCTTGTAATTTGTGAAGAGAtaggagaggaaaaaaagtaaaaataaaataaaatgatcctAGAGGCACACCGATGGGGTCATACGAAGGTCACAAACGGTGAACAAAGTGAGTAACACAAGGCGTCCAAAAATGTCGAGGCTCACTTGCCTTTTGGGCCACTCATATTGCTTACTTCGATTGTCATTGATGAGCTTTCCTAGTATTATTAAATTCGTCTCGTTAAAATCTTTCTAACAATACGAGTGGTGTAGTCACCAGAAT
This genomic interval from Populus alba chromosome 1, ASM523922v2, whole genome shotgun sequence contains the following:
- the LOC118039220 gene encoding lysine-specific demethylase JMJ13 isoform X1, which encodes MVEGRVWLSREARNGLEYLKHRRLRRMKSESVTETVSVPNMMSRSRGDNLIASASCGVRVHGNAESLSRSAGASGVKDVFSKPKMDKFDTSNLEWTEKIPECPVYCPTKEEFEDPLVYLQKIAPEASRYGICKIISPVSSTVPAGIVLMREKAGFKFTTRVQPLRLAEWNTDDRVTFFMSGRNYTFRDFEKMANKVFARRYCSASCLPATYLEKEFWHEIACGKTETVEYACNVDGSAFSSSPSDPLGNSKWNLKNLSRLPKSILRLLGTVIPGVTDPMLYIGMLFSVFAWHVEDHYLYSINYHHCGASKTWYGIPGHAALKFEKVVREHVYSHDILSTDGEDGAFDVLLGKTTLFPPNILLEHDIPVYKAVQKPGEFIISFPRAYHAGFSHGFNCGEAVNFAIGDWFPLGAVASQRYALLNKVPLLPHEELLCKEAMLLYTSLELEDSDYSSADLVSHNWIKVSFVKLMRFHHFARCSVMKSRACTGILPNMNGTILCTLCKRDCYVAFLNCSCDLHPVCLRHDFCSLDFSCGRNYTLFLRDDFSNMEAAAKKFEKENGILEEIRRQANIDDDLYSYPLSIKFHSVPEDGYTPYCGKSFDFNSETPVISRECLQEFRESKNKYGIENFRPEYSEASVSCAASTLCSLGEPVESFSTSDNGKVQTDSNAGKLDSKRLFEEGLHSKHGSSVSSLSHDEFLRTQQSNLCGLEAKRRVDEQSDDSDSEIFRVKRRSSLKVEKRVVNDASSSKNYEHQGLKRLKKLQPEGRYGQTTSSECCRTDESNRSSTSGSDYKEAAESASKDRFARGSVIPISIKFKKLINEEAMSRQREQHRRERFQHELGKTMRKPPLIEIGPKRLKVRSPSFLGSGSRLD
- the LOC118039220 gene encoding lysine-specific demethylase JMJ13 isoform X3 is translated as MDKFDTSNLEWTEKIPECPVYCPTKEEFEDPLVYLQKIAPEASRYGICKIISPVSSTVPAGIVLMREKAGFKFTTRVQPLRLAEWNTDDRVTFFMSGRNYTFRDFEKMANKVFARRYCSASCLPATYLEKEFWHEIACGKTETVEYACNVDGSAFSSSPSDPLGNSKWNLKNLSRLPKSILRLLGTVIPGVTDPMLYIGMLFSVFAWHVEDHYLYSINYHHCGASKTWYGIPGHAALKFEKVVREHVYSHDILSTDGEDGAFDVLLGKTTLFPPNILLEHDIPVYKAVQKPGEFIISFPRAYHAGFSHGFNCGEAVNFAIGDWFPLGAVASQRYALLNKVPLLPHEELLCKEAMLLYTSLELEDSDYSSADLVSHNWIKVSFVKLMRFHHFARCSVMKSRACTGILPNMNGTILCTLCKRDCYVAFLNCSCDLHPVCLRHDFCSLDFSCGRNYTLFLRDDFSNMEAAAKKFEKENGILEEIRRQANIDDDLYSYPLSIKFHSVPEDGYTPYCGKSFDFNSETPVISRECLQEFRESKNKYGIENFRPEYSEASVSCAASTLCSLGEPVESFSTSDNGKVQTDSNAGKLDSKRLFEEGLHSKHGSSVSSLSHDEFLRTQQSNLCGLEAKRRVDEQSDDSDSEIFRVKRRSSLKVEKRVVNDASSSKNYEHQGLKRLKKLQPEGRYGQTTSSECCRTDESNRSSTSGSDYKEAAESASKDRFARGSVIPISIKFKKLINEEAMSRQREQHRRERFQHELGKTMRKPPLIEIGPKRLKVRSPSFLGSGSRLD
- the LOC118039220 gene encoding lysine-specific demethylase JMJ13 isoform X2, which codes for MKSESVTETVSVPNMMSRSRGDNLIASASCGVRVHGNAESLSRSAGASGVKDVFSKPKMDKFDTSNLEWTEKIPECPVYCPTKEEFEDPLVYLQKIAPEASRYGICKIISPVSSTVPAGIVLMREKAGFKFTTRVQPLRLAEWNTDDRVTFFMSGRNYTFRDFEKMANKVFARRYCSASCLPATYLEKEFWHEIACGKTETVEYACNVDGSAFSSSPSDPLGNSKWNLKNLSRLPKSILRLLGTVIPGVTDPMLYIGMLFSVFAWHVEDHYLYSINYHHCGASKTWYGIPGHAALKFEKVVREHVYSHDILSTDGEDGAFDVLLGKTTLFPPNILLEHDIPVYKAVQKPGEFIISFPRAYHAGFSHGFNCGEAVNFAIGDWFPLGAVASQRYALLNKVPLLPHEELLCKEAMLLYTSLELEDSDYSSADLVSHNWIKVSFVKLMRFHHFARCSVMKSRACTGILPNMNGTILCTLCKRDCYVAFLNCSCDLHPVCLRHDFCSLDFSCGRNYTLFLRDDFSNMEAAAKKFEKENGILEEIRRQANIDDDLYSYPLSIKFHSVPEDGYTPYCGKSFDFNSETPVISRECLQEFRESKNKYGIENFRPEYSEASVSCAASTLCSLGEPVESFSTSDNGKVQTDSNAGKLDSKRLFEEGLHSKHGSSVSSLSHDEFLRTQQSNLCGLEAKRRVDEQSDDSDSEIFRVKRRSSLKVEKRVVNDASSSKNYEHQGLKRLKKLQPEGRYGQTTSSECCRTDESNRSSTSGSDYKEAAESASKDRFARGSVIPISIKFKKLINEEAMSRQREQHRRERFQHELGKTMRKPPLIEIGPKRLKVRSPSFLGSGSRLD